Within Nosocomiicoccus ampullae, the genomic segment CTATCATAACTTCAAAATTTTTTCAAATTTTTTAATATATTTTCATGTTATTTTAATCTTCGAGGTTTATAATATAACTATAAAGGAAATAAGATGTTTACTAAGTTATAAAAATATCTATTTTTGTAGTTTATAGAATAAATATTGGAGTGTGAAATTTATGGTAACATTATTTACATCACCGAGCTGCACGTCTTGTCGTAAAGCAAAAGCATGGTTAGAGGAAAACAACATTCCATATACTGAAAGAAATATTTTTTCAGAAGCATTAACGCTTGATGAAGTTAAAGAAATTTTAAGAATGACTGAAGATGGTACAGATGAAATCATTTCTACACGTTCTAAAGCATTCCAAAAATTAAATGTTGATATTGACAGTTTACCAATGAATGAACTTTATGAGTTAATTATGGAAAACCCAGGCATGTTAAGAAGACCGATTATTATTGACCATAAGAGATTACAAGTTGGCTATAACGAAGATGAAATTAGACGTTTCTTACCAAGAAAAGTTCGTACGTTACACCTAAACGAAGCAAAACGTCTTGCTGAGTAAATGAATTTAAATTGCCTGTAACTGCAAAGTTACAGGCTTTTTGTTATTGTAGTTTATTCATTGGCATTTCTGTTTAAAAACTCGTATAATGAACGTTACCATTAAATGTGAGGGAGTGAGTGCATGAGATTTGAAAGGATAGATGATGAGACCTTAAAGTTCTACATTTCATATGATGATATTGAAAACCGCGGGTTTACTCGTGAAGAGTTATGGATGGATCGTAAACGTGGTGAAGAGTTTTTCTGGAAACTCATGAGCGAAGTAAACGATGAACATACAAAAGAATTTATGAAAGATGGCCCGTTATGGATTCAAGTTCATGCATTTGACAAAGGACTCGAGGTAGTCGTGTCTAAGTCCCAAGCTGATAATCGATATGGTTTAAATCGTCCGGAAAATATGAAAGATACTGAACTCGAAGAATTAATTGAAGAAACATTTAAAGATGATGACTTAGACTTAAATGATAAGGACGAAGAAGAACAGCTCCTTGAAGACCTTTACGGTGAAGAAGATAGTAAGGAATTAGATAGAATTAAAGAAATGATACAAGAAGAAAACAAACGTGATTATACAAAACCATTTATCGCTAAGTTTGACGATATTGATTCATTAATAGAATATAGTTACGGTAAAGAGGAAGATGAATCTCTTTATGATGATCTTCTACTTTCTTATAATGATAGTTTTTATTATTTAG encodes:
- the spxA gene encoding transcriptional regulator SpxA, with the translated sequence MVTLFTSPSCTSCRKAKAWLEENNIPYTERNIFSEALTLDEVKEILRMTEDGTDEIISTRSKAFQKLNVDIDSLPMNELYELIMENPGMLRRPIIIDHKRLQVGYNEDEIRRFLPRKVRTLHLNEAKRLAE
- a CDS encoding adaptor protein MecA gives rise to the protein MRFERIDDETLKFYISYDDIENRGFTREELWMDRKRGEEFFWKLMSEVNDEHTKEFMKDGPLWIQVHAFDKGLEVVVSKSQADNRYGLNRPENMKDTELEELIEETFKDDDLDLNDKDEEEQLLEDLYGEEDSKELDRIKEMIQEENKRDYTKPFIAKFDDIDSLIEYSYGKEEDESLYDDLLLSYNDSFYYLVFFTRQGKSQSERIKLNLLEYGERTDKTEAVLMEYGNTIMAYNVRRQLRRNFEASK